In Lacinutrix sp. Bg11-31, the DNA window TTGGGCTTCTAATCAAGCATCAATTTTAAGTTTTGCAAAATCAAAAAATCCTGAACACAAGATTACACTAATTACACATAGTATTGGTGGGCAACTTATTGCTTTTAACAAAAATATTAAGCTTGCAGATTTTATTATTACTGTTGCTTCGCAATCTGGTTATTGGAATCTTTTTAAGGGTTTAGAAAAACCAAAGATGTTTTTGTTTTGGAATGCTATTATCCCAATTGCAACTTCTTTATACGGATATTTTCCTGCAAGAAAACTAAAGCTTTTCGAAAACCTTCCAAAGCGTGTTGCTTACCAATGGCGTGTTTGGGGAAATAGAAAAAACTACTTTTTAGATACTGCTAAAAAAGAAGATTTACACCTAGACTCTATTACTTGTTCTATTAAAGTTTTAAGCTTTCCTAATGATGCATTTGCACCAAAGCAAACTGTAGATTGGTTATCTAAGCTTTTTCCTAATGCTAAAGTAGAGCGATTACATTTAGATCCCGAAGTATTAAACGTACCAGATATTGGACATTTTGGCTTTTTCAGGGAACGTTTTAAAACCTCTCTTTGGTTTATGACTAAGGAATGTATTGAAAGCAATACT includes these proteins:
- a CDS encoding serine aminopeptidase domain-containing protein, which gives rise to MKQKVLEIEQQNTHSIFITQFLPKNSNNKSIVISSATGVLQDYYLKFAEHFCTLGFTVYTFDYSGIGLSHGKAVKNNTSNLYDWASNQASILSFAKSKNPEHKITLITHSIGGQLIAFNKNIKLADFIITVASQSGYWNLFKGLEKPKMFLFWNAIIPIATSLYGYFPARKLKLFENLPKRVAYQWRVWGNRKNYFLDTAKKEDLHLDSITCSIKVLSFPNDAFAPKQTVDWLSKLFPNAKVERLHLDPEVLNVPDIGHFGFFRERFKTSLWFMTKECIESNT